A stretch of the Desulforegula conservatrix Mb1Pa genome encodes the following:
- a CDS encoding helix-turn-helix domain-containing protein: MAKGIRRNHGPAFKAKVALAALKGDKTLSELSDQFGVHSNQISAWKKELEQNASELFDRGKRNDETGL; encoded by the coding sequence ATGGCAAAAGGAATCAGAAGAAATCACGGACCAGCATTCAAGGCTAAAGTGGCGTTAGCGGCTTTGAAGGGAGACAAAACCCTCTCGGAATTATCCGATCAGTTTGGTGTGCATTCCAATCAGATATCAGCCTGGAAGAAAGAGCTTGAACAGAATGCCTCAGAACTGTTTGATCGTGGAAAAAGGAATGATGAAACAGGATTGG
- a CDS encoding phosphoribosyltransferase has translation MAVQFFQTSSKYYILDDLKDYKYICIVDDLITRGATISEIIRAIRTSNQVSIIFGVVLGKTENINYANHIGIEINNNHVPEEYAEIWDSKLLM, from the coding sequence ATGGCTGTCCAATTTTTCCAGACCAGCTCTAAATACTATATATTAGATGACTTGAAAGACTATAAATACATTTGTATTGTCGATGATCTAATTACAAGGGGGGCAACAATATCAGAAATAATTAGAGCCATAAGGACATCTAATCAAGTCTCTATTATTTTTGGGGTTGTTCTTGGCAAAACAGAAAATATAAATTATGCAAATCATATTGGCATTGAAATTAACAATAATCATGTCCCAGAAGAATATGCAGAAATATGGGATTCAAAATTATTAATGTGA
- the dprA gene encoding DNA-processing protein DprA: MEYLTTETKNLLFFLQLPTVGIAKLRSIAKTMTEHNSDIQILINRALIPKDSEEYLNAAEAKANRIIELCNKYNIEILSCLDNYYPHLLKKIADYPPLIYAKGSLTALSNKCAAVVGTRKASDVGKKISKKISESLANNGFTIVSGLALGIDTSAHEGTLKANGTTIAILAHGLDTVTPKSNSILANKILENGGTLVSEHPPEVPAYPPEYAKRNRIQSGMSNFSVIIETGEKGGTIHQAKFTKSQGKELYVVIPPNEDVYSCFNASGGQMIINNMGGIKIGSTIELLNRLSIPSKRVLPLSTQMDLKGF, encoded by the coding sequence ATGGAATATTTAACTACTGAAACTAAAAATCTACTTTTTTTTCTTCAATTGCCTACTGTTGGTATTGCAAAACTTAGGTCTATTGCTAAAACAATGACTGAACACAACTCAGATATTCAAATTCTGATCAATAGAGCTTTAATACCAAAAGATAGTGAAGAATATTTAAATGCTGCTGAAGCAAAAGCAAACAGAATTATCGAACTTTGTAACAAATATAATATTGAGATATTATCATGTTTAGATAACTATTACCCTCATTTACTTAAAAAAATAGCTGATTATCCCCCTTTAATTTATGCTAAGGGATCTCTCACTGCATTATCAAATAAATGTGCAGCTGTTGTTGGTACTCGAAAAGCAAGTGATGTGGGCAAAAAAATATCAAAAAAAATTTCGGAATCATTGGCTAATAATGGTTTCACAATTGTAAGTGGGCTTGCTTTGGGTATAGACACATCAGCTCATGAGGGGACTCTTAAAGCTAACGGAACAACAATAGCTATTTTAGCTCATGGCTTAGATACAGTGACTCCTAAATCAAATAGCATTCTTGCCAATAAAATCCTTGAAAATGGAGGAACACTGGTGTCCGAGCATCCACCTGAAGTGCCAGCATATCCACCAGAATACGCTAAAAGAAATAGAATACAAAGTGGTATGTCTAATTTTTCGGTAATAATTGAGACTGGAGAAAAAGGAGGAACTATCCATCAAGCAAAGTTTACGAAATCACAAGGCAAAGAACTCTATGTAGTAATCCCTCCAAATGAAGATGTATACTCCTGTTTTAATGCTTCTGGTGGACAAATGATCATAAATAACATGGGCGGAATTAAAATTGGTTCAACAATTGAACTCCTTAATCGTCTATCCATTCCTTCTAAAAGGGTTCTTCCATTGAGCACTCAAATGGACTTAAAAGGGTTTTAA
- a CDS encoding HAD-IA family hydrolase, which yields MTISGLLIDLDGTLVNTSEIDELRLERLWNKCKDNLHKTQIYNGISELLRRAKDNNIAIGVVTSSISNYAINVLNYHQIKYDILIAYHDVNNRKPHPEPYLLAVKKLNLDITKTIGIGDSADDAISLKCSGIFSYGAGWNENYCRISEWGCVVSHPSQIEF from the coding sequence ATGACAATTTCTGGTTTACTTATTGATCTAGATGGAACACTCGTTAATACTTCTGAGATAGACGAGCTTCGCTTAGAAAGGCTCTGGAATAAATGCAAAGATAATCTTCATAAAACTCAGATATATAATGGTATTTCAGAATTACTACGACGAGCTAAAGACAATAATATTGCTATTGGTGTCGTAACCTCAAGTATATCAAACTATGCTATAAATGTTTTAAATTATCATCAGATCAAATATGATATTCTTATAGCTTACCACGATGTGAACAATCGTAAGCCACATCCTGAACCATATCTTTTAGCCGTTAAAAAACTTAATCTCGACATAACAAAAACAATAGGTATTGGTGATTCTGCTGATGACGCAATTTCGCTGAAATGCTCAGGAATTTTTTCTTATGGAGCAGGTTGGAACGAGAACTATTGCCGTATTAGTGAATGGGGGTGTGTTGTTAGCCACCCTTCACAAATAGAATTCTAA